Proteins from a single region of Ziziphus jujuba cultivar Dongzao chromosome 1, ASM3175591v1:
- the LOC132800388 gene encoding uncharacterized protein LOC132800388: protein MAALRKMLSSVIDQQKHQAEHHMHSHSPSSSVRPSSPVAPSVGEQAEEFDAPIDGSNGRKEDDDCTTPFEPIVPGGPYVEDSWALVPYRPLHFGWDIGASADSPHHDQSAEIEVEDRKHNVGDTSRFG from the exons atggcagcgttaaggaagatgcttagttctgttattgaccaacaaaagcatcag gccgagcatcatatgcatagccattcaccgtcatcttcggttagaccatcatcccctgtggcaccgtctgttggagagcaagctgaagaatttgatgcacccatagacggttccaatggtaggaaggaggatgatgattgtactacaccgtttgagcctatcgtacctggaggaccctatgtggaggattcctgggctttggtgccatatcggcctttgcatttcgggtgggatatcggtgcttcagctgacagtccacatcatgaccaatcagctgagattgaggtggaagatcggaagcataacgttggtgatacaagccgattcggttga
- the LOC107434304 gene encoding glycine-rich cell wall structural protein 2-like isoform X1 — protein MAHSKPLLLLGLGFTILLIISFQVLSSSAAELANHENATTKEGDKAYANGNGYGNGNGNGYGNGNGNGNGYGNGNGNGYGNGNGNGNGYGNGNGQREAGHKLNYGYGNGNGNGNGNGYGNGNGNGYGNGNGNGNGNGNGYGNGNGNGIGNGYGNGNGNGNGNGQYQAAAHRLNQGYGNGNGNYGYGNGNGYGNGNGNGYGNGNGNGNGNGYGNGNGGNGNYEAGHKLDHGHGHKNNAKRGGGNPGSGYEAETANGKN, from the exons ATGGCTCACTCAaagcctcttcttcttcttggccTTGGCTTCACTATTCTTCTGATCATCTCCTTTCAAGTACTCTCATCATCGGCTGCTGAGTTGGCTAATCATGAGAATGCTACAACCA AGGAGGGTGATAAAGCATATGCAAATGGAAATGGATATGGCAATGGAAATGGAAACGGGTATGGCAATGGAAACGGAAATGGAAATGGATATGGCAATGGAAATGGAAACGGGTATGGCAATGGAAACGGAAATGGAAATGGATATGGCAATGGAAATGGACAACGTGAGGCAGGACACAAGCTAAACTACGGatatggaaatggaaatggaaatggaaatgggAATGGatatggaaatggaaatggaaatggttatggaaatggaaatggaaatggaaatggaaatggtAATGGTTATgggaatggaaatggaaatggaatTGGTAATGGTTATgggaatggaaatggaaatggaaatgggAATGGACAATACCAAGCAGCTGCACACAGGCTAAACCAAGGGTATGGAAATGGGAATGGAAATTATGGATATGGGAATGGTAATGGTTATGGAAATGGGAATGGTAACGGatatggaaatggaaatggaaatggaaatggtAACGGGTATGGAAATGGTAATGGAGGAAATGGAAATTACGAAGCAGGACATAAGCTAGACCACGGCCACGGCCACAAGAACAATGCCAAACGTGGTGGAGGCAATCCAGGGAGTGGTTATGAAGCTGAGACTGCAAATGGTAAGAACTAA
- the LOC107434304 gene encoding putative glycine-rich cell wall structural protein 1 isoform X2 — protein sequence MAHSKPLLLLGLGFTILLIISFQVLSSSAAELANHENATTKEGDKAYANGNGYGNGNGNGYGNGNGNGNGYGNGNGQREAGHKLNYGYGNGNGNGNGNGYGNGNGNGYGNGNGNGNGNGNGYGNGNGNGIGNGYGNGNGNGNGNGQYQAAAHRLNQGYGNGNGNYGYGNGNGYGNGNGNGYGNGNGNGNGNGYGNGNGGNGNYEAGHKLDHGHGHKNNAKRGGGNPGSGYEAETANGKN from the exons ATGGCTCACTCAaagcctcttcttcttcttggccTTGGCTTCACTATTCTTCTGATCATCTCCTTTCAAGTACTCTCATCATCGGCTGCTGAGTTGGCTAATCATGAGAATGCTACAACCA AGGAGGGTGATAAAGCATATGC AAATGGAAATGGATATGGCAATGGAAATGGAAACGGGTATGGCAATGGAAACGGAAATGGAAATGGATATGGCAATGGAAATGGACAACGTGAGGCAGGACACAAGCTAAACTACGGatatggaaatggaaatggaaatggaaatgggAATGGatatggaaatggaaatggaaatggttatggaaatggaaatggaaatggaaatggaaatggtAATGGTTATgggaatggaaatggaaatggaatTGGTAATGGTTATgggaatggaaatggaaatggaaatgggAATGGACAATACCAAGCAGCTGCACACAGGCTAAACCAAGGGTATGGAAATGGGAATGGAAATTATGGATATGGGAATGGTAATGGTTATGGAAATGGGAATGGTAACGGatatggaaatggaaatggaaatggaaatggtAACGGGTATGGAAATGGTAATGGAGGAAATGGAAATTACGAAGCAGGACATAAGCTAGACCACGGCCACGGCCACAAGAACAATGCCAAACGTGGTGGAGGCAATCCAGGGAGTGGTTATGAAGCTGAGACTGCAAATGGTAAGAACTAA
- the LOC107434310 gene encoding probable long-chain-alcohol O-fatty-acyltransferase 1, with protein MEIKKSKEDEFKIFIKVWLSIFASLSYCYFIASKLPKGKLRLISLLPVFFLFTILPLYLSTVLPTGVTAFFITWLCSFKLLLFCFDLGPLSSDYPPKSFFYFLSISCLPIKISNSQKPPKLPLNWATKALILSLSVGLHDYTKQLRPNIVLGLYCCLLYFFLDIVLGTCNAVVRPVLGMELQSPSDEPYFSTSLQDFWGRRWNLMVTNALRDTVYKPTRIALDPLLGSNWAPLAAVLAAFTVSGLMHELMYYYVIRVPPTWEVTCFFVLHGVCLVVEFGLKKALFGKLRLPGVVSGALTLAFVVSTAFWLFFPPLLRNGTDSRAIEECKMLVGFVKQFFNWSKTTVKL; from the coding sequence ATGGAGATCAAGAAGTCAAAGGAAGATGAATTCAAGATCTTCATCAAGGTATGGCTCTCAATCTTTGCATCTCTAAGCTATTGCTATTTCATAGCCTCAAAGCTTCCGAAAGGCAAACTCAGACTCATCTCTCTCCTCCCagtcttcttcctcttcaccaTCTTACCTCTCTACCTATCCACAGTCCTCCCAACAGGTGTCACAGCCTTCTTCATCACTTGGCTCTGTAGTTTCAAGCTCCTTCTCTTCTGTTTTGATTTGGGTCCTCTTTCTTCTGACTACCCACCAAAATCTTTCTTctattttctctcaatttcttGCCTACCAATCAAAATCAGCAATTCCCAAAAACCCCCTAAACTGCCTCTCAATTGGGCAACAAAAGCATTGATTTTGTCCCTCTCTGTTGGTCTCCATGATTACACAAAACAATTGCGCCCAAACATTGTTTTAGGCCTGTATTGTTGTCTGCTATATTTCTTTCTAGACATTGTTTTGGGCACGTGCAATGCAGTGGTCCGACCCGTTCTTGGTATGGAGCTCCAATCGCCTTCCGATGAGCCCTACTTTTCTACATCTCTGCAAGATTTCTGGGGAAGAAGGTGGAACCTCATGGTAACCAACGCTCTGCGAGACACCGTATACAAACCCACCAGGATTGCGTTGGACCCGCTTTTGGGCTCAAATTGGGCTCCACTTGCGGCGGTGCTTGCGGCTTTCACGGTGTCGGGTCTAATGCACGAGCTAATGTACTATTACGTGATACGTGTGCCTCCCACGTGGGAAGTCACGTGCTTCTTTGTTCTCCATGGCGTGTGTTTAGTTGTGGAGTTTGGCTTGAAGAAGGCATTGTTTGGAAAGCTGAGGCTGCCTGGGGTTGTATCAGGAGCATTGACTCTGGCTTTTGTGGTGAGCACTGCTTTCTGGTTGTTTTTCCCTCCATTGTTGAGGAATGGTACGGATTCAAGAGCTATTGAGGAGTGTAAGATGTTGGTGGGTTTTGTGAAGCAGTTCTTTAACTGGTCTAAAACTACAGTTAAATTATGA
- the LOC107434314 gene encoding probable long-chain-alcohol O-fatty-acyltransferase 5: MDDHGNDEIRNFIKVWIKAVACICYCYYISARIPKGIMRFISLFPIFYLFTILPLDLHSFHLGAPTTFFLVWLGNFKLILFSLDEGPLYPPPPNLFHFISIASLPIKIKQKQNPSHQTTQKSNRPILFTIKALILAIVIQMYEYRPYLHPVITFSLYCLNMYLGLEIVLALVAIPVRAIFGFELEPQFNEPYLSTSLQDFWGRRWNLMVTGILRPTVYFPVRRMFTVTVVGPRWAWLPGLLAVFLVSGLMHEVVYYYFTRANPTWEVTWFFVLQGMCTAAEIVVKKAVVDHRWRLHRLVSGALTLGFLAVTGDWLFFPQLLRNGVHEKGIKEYALLFDFVKANLPPTYIHLSPQKSKLI, translated from the coding sequence ATGGATGATCATGGAAATGATGAAATCAGGAACTTCATCAAGGTATGGATCAAAGCCGTTGCATGTATATGTTACTGTTACTACATATCAGCAAGAATCCCAAAAGGAATTATGAGATTCATCTCTCTCTTCCCAATCTTCTACCTCTTCACAATCCTCCCTTTAGATCTTCATTCTTTCCATCTTGGTGCACCCACTACTTTCTTCCTCGTTTGGCTTGGAAATTTCAAGCTCATCCTCTTCTCCTTAGATGAAGGACCTTTATATCCACCACCACCAAATCTTTTCCATTTCATATCCATAGCTTCCCTCCCcatcaaaatcaaacaaaaacaaaacccatctcaccaaaccacccaaaaatcaAACAGACCAATTTTATTCACAATCAAGGCCTTGATTTTAGCCATTGTTATTCAAATGTACGAGTATAGACCATATCTGCACCCAGTTATAACCTTCTCTTTATACTGTCTAAATATGTACCTTGGTCTAGAAATTGTGCTAGCTCTTGTTGCAATCCCGGTTCGAGCCATTTTTGGTTTCGAGCTCGAACCTCAATTTAATGAACCGTACCTTTCCACATCACTTCAAGATTTTTGGGGGCGTAGGTGGAACCTCATGGTAACGGGTATACTTCGGCCCACCGTATACTTCCCCGTACGCCGTATGTTTACCGTTACGGTTGTTGGGCCGCGGTGGGCTTGGTTGCCAGGTCTATTGGCGGTTTTCTTGGTGTCCGGTTTGATGCATGAGGTGGTTTACTATTACTTTACTCGGGCAAATCCCACGTGGGAGGTCACGTGGTTCTTTGTTCTCCAAGGGATGTGTACGGCGGCGGAGATAGTAGTGAAGAAGGCGGTGGTGGATCACAGGTGGCGGTTGCATAGGTTGGTTTCTGGGGCGTTGACTTTGGGGTTCTTGGCGGTGACCGGAGATTGGCTGTTTTTTCCTCAGCTGTTGAGAAATGGTGTGCATGAGAAGGGTATAAAGGAGTATGCTCTTTTGTTCGACTTTGTCAAGGCCAATTTACCACCCACTTACATTCATTTGTCCCCACAAAAATCTAagctaatttga